One genomic window of Oncorhynchus clarkii lewisi isolate Uvic-CL-2024 chromosome 5, UVic_Ocla_1.0, whole genome shotgun sequence includes the following:
- the LOC139408704 gene encoding signal peptide peptidase-like 3 isoform X1 yields the protein MAEQGYSSWAYSLVDSSQVSTFLISILLIVYGSFRSLNMDCENQEKDKDGNPVPNGTFNNGNTNNSESHIFGIQTIDSTQALFLPIGASVSLLVMFFFFDSVQVVFTICTAVLATIAFAFLLLPMCQYLTRPCSPQNNRISFGCCGRFTLAELLSFSLSVMLVLIWVLTGHWLLMDALAMGLCVAMIAFVRLPSLKVSCLLLSGLLIYDVFWVFFSAYIFNSNVMVKVATQPADNPLDVLSRKLHLGPGMGRDVPRLSLPGKLVFPSSTGSHFSMLGIGDIVMPGLLLCFVLRYDNYKKQASGEAGGPGTPGRMGRVSYFHCTLIGYFVGLLTATVASRIHRAAQPALLYLVPFTLLPLLTMAYLKGDLRRMWSEPFHTKASSSRFLEV from the exons ATCATTAAACATGGACTGTGAGAACCAGGAAAAAGATAAGGATGGTAACCCTGTCCCGAATGGGACCTTCAACAATGGCAACACAAACAACAGTGAGTCTCACATATTTG gTATTCAGACCATAGACTCCACACAGGCTCTGTTCCTGCCCATAGGAGCCTCCGTGTCTCTGCTCGTCATGTTCTTCTTCTTCGACTCTGTCCAGGTGGTCTTCACCATTTGCACCGCAG TTCTTGCGACAATTGCGTTTGCGTTCCTCCTGTTGCCAATGTGCCAGTACTTGACCAGGCCCTGCTCACCACAAAACAA taGGATCTCGTTTGGTTGCTGTGGGCGCTTCACTCTGGCTgagctcctctccttctccctctctgtcatgctGGTGCTGATCTGGGTGCTCACTGGACACTGGCTGCTCATGGACG ctctgGCCATGGGGCTGTGTGTGGCCATGATAGCCTTTGTACGGCTACCCAGTCTGAAGGTGTCTTGCCTGCTGCTATCAGGGCTGCTTATCTATGATGTGTTCTGG GTGTTCTTCTCGGCCTACATCTTCAACAGCAACGTGATGGTGAAGGTGGCCACCCAGCCGGCTGACAACCCCTTAGACGTGCTGTCCAGGAAGCTCCACCTGGGCCCTGGGATGGGCCGCGACGTACCCCGATTGTCCCTGCCGGGCAAACTGGTCTTCCCCAG ttccACAGGCAGTCACTTCTCCATGCTCGGGATCGGGGACATAGTGATGCCGGGGCTGCTGCTGTGCTTCGTGCTGCGCTACGACAACTACAAGAAGCAGGCCAGCGGGGAGGCGGGGGGACCAGGCACGCCCGGACGCATGGGTCGCGTCTCCTACTTCCACTGCACTCTCATAGGATACTTTGTGG GCCTGCTGACTGCCACTGTGGCCTCCAGAATCCACCGCGCGGCTCAGCCTGCCCTGCTCTACCTGGTACCCTTCACCTTGCTGCCTCTGCTCACCATGGCCTACCTGAAG GGAGACCTGCGGCGCATGTGGTCAGAGCCTTTCCACACCAAGGCCAGCAGCTCCCGCTTCCTGGAGGTATGA
- the LOC139408705 gene encoding cytosolic purine 5'-nucleotidase-like isoform X2, translating into MSDLTIPLSREAFTATTMEDPTRIVTDQPTKSDTDPSISPDVPLVKNMECQHKVFVNRSVPLENIKCYGFDMDYTLAEYKSPDYEDLGFELLRDRLVSIGYPHELLHYTYDPTFPTRGLVFDTMYGNLLKVDSNGNILLCSHGFTFLKRDKIQDYYPNNFIQRGNTDRFYILNTLFNLSETYLDGCLVDLFTRCSRYENCQKGFKHGDLFMSFRSMFQDVRDAMDYVHDTGSLKESTLRNLDKYVVRDLNLPVLLTRIKEVAKVFLATNSDYNYTEAIMKYLLETPPGAKYPKKPWRAFFDLVVVDTRKPLFFAEGTVLRQVDTNTGKLRIGTYTGDLQHGTVYSGGSSDIVCELLDVKGKDILYVGDHIFGDILKSKKRQGWKTFLVVPELAKELQVWTEKNHLFEELKHLDIFLAELYKHLDSSCRECPDITAIQTRMKVVTYRMDLSYGQMGSLLRSGSRQTLFASQLMRYADLYSSTCINLLHYPFSYLFRAPPVLMPHESSGDNHPLDFPSPEFSVLDQIQKIAEAKV; encoded by the exons ATGTCAGATCTCACTATCCCCCTATCTAGAGAGGCTTTTACAGCGACGACTATGGAGGATCCGACTCGGATTGTGACAGATCAACCTACTAAATCTGATACAGACCCGAGCATTTCACCCGATGTGCCCTTGGTGAAGAACATGGAATGTCAGCACAA GGTGTTTGTCAATAGGAGTGTACCATTGGAGAACATCAAATGCTATGGCTTTGACATGGACTACACTCTGGCAG agtacaAGTCTCCTGACTACGAGGACCTGGGCTTTGAGCTGCTCAGAGACAGGCTGGTGTCTATAGGCTATCCCCATGAGCTACTGCATTACACCTACGACCCTACCTTCCCCACACG cGGCCTGGTGTTTGACACAATGTATGGTAACTTGCTGAAGGTGGACTccaatggaaacattctgctgtGCAGTCATGGTTTCACCTTTCTAAAAAG GGACAAGATCCAAGACTACTACCCCAACAACTTCATTCAGAGAGGCAACACTGACCGCTTCTATATCCTCAATACTCTCTTCAACCTTTCAG AGACGTATCTGGATGGTTGCCTTGTGGACCTCTTCACCAGATGCAGCAGATACGAAAA ctgccAGAAAGGCTTCAAACATGGTGACTTGTTCATGTCCTTCAGAAGCATGTTCCAGGATGTTCGAGATGCAATGGACTATGTTCATGATACG GGCAGTCTGAAGGAAAGCACTCTGAGGAATTTGGATAAATATGTCGTCAGAGAC CTAAACTTGCCTGTTCTCCTGACTCGTATTAAGGAGGTGGCCAAAGTGTTCCTGGCGACCAACAGTGATTACAACTACACGGAG GCTATCATGAAATACTTGCTTGAAACTCCACCAGGTGCCAAG TACCCCAAAAAACCGTGGCGCGCCTTCTTTGACCTTGTCGTCGTGGATACCAGGAAGCCACTGTTCTTTGCCGAGGGAACTGTGCTGAGACAAGTGGACACG AACACAGGGAAGCTCCGTATTGGAACATACACTGGAGACCTCCAGCATGGAACTGTCTACTCTGGCG gctcCTCAGACATTGTATGTGAACTGCTAGATGTGAAGGGGAAGGACATTCTCTATGTGGGTGACCACATCTTTGGGGACATCCTGAAGTCTAAGAAGAGGCAAGGTTGGAAGACCTTCCTGGTGGTGCCTGAGCTGGCAAAAGAGCTGCAGGTGTGGACAGAGAAGAACC ATCTTTTTGAAGAGCTGAAGCATCTTGATATATTTTTAGCTGAGTTGTACAA GCACCTGGACAGTAGCTGTAGAGAGTGCCCAGACATCACTGCCATTCAGACCCGGATGAAG GTGGTGACATATAGGATGGATCTGTCCTATGGGCAGATGGGCAGCCTGCTGCGGAGTGGCTCCAGACAGACTCTGTTTGCCAGCCAACTCATGCGTTACGCAGACCTGTACTCTTCCACCTgcatcaacctgctccactacccCTTCAGTTACCTGTTCAGAGCCCCACCTGTCCTG ATGCCCCATGAGTCCTCGGGGGATAATCACCCCCTTGACTTCCCTTCACCTGAGTTCTCTGTTCTGGATCAAATCCAGAAGATAGCCGAAGCCAAGGTTTGA
- the LOC139409972 gene encoding SKA complex subunit 1-like, giving the protein MSHCELEDITLHLNDRISSTRRVLELRTIAKDQDKRVILGKIGQDILAIDGLLDQFEKSVGRQKDLLKHLKELEGFFEEDVQDGKNLRDNMPTHMPRKGQPAVHGIGSAGQSGPVNVQAVQQVHTRKTSKNQIREMEFITSPEFDTIPQYMKGRLTYEQLNTAVESINTAVTGKYKILNQPAKTLNNATRKLHQRFKEEENKDTKGLFFIVEADIKEFTKMKVDKRFQSILSMLRHCQRLREQRGGGITRYVLL; this is encoded by the exons ATGAGTCATTGTGAGCTTGAGGATATAACCCTGCACTTGAATGACAGGATTTCATCCACAAGACGTGTCTTGGAGCTGCGGACAATTG CAAAAGATCAAGACAAGCGGGTCATTCTAGGGAAGATAGGACAAGATATCCTTGCAATAGATGGACTCCTTGACCAGTTTGAGAAAAGTGTTGGCCGCCAAAAAGACCTACTGAAGCATTTAAAG GAACTAGAGGGATTCTTTGAGGAGGATGTGCAGGATGGAAAGAACCTTAGGGACAACATGCCCACACACATGCCCAGGAAGGGACAGCCAGCAGTCCa TGGAATAGGGTCTGCGGGTCAGAGTGGACCTGTGAATGTGCAGGCAGTCCAGCAGGTTCACACCAGGAAAACCTCCAAAAACCAGATCAGAGAGATGGAATTCATCACCAGCCCAGAGTTTGATACCATCCCTCA gtacaTGAAAGGCCGTTTGACATATGAACAGCTAAACACTGCTGTGGAAAGCATTAACACAGCCGTAACAGGGAAGTACAAGATCTTGAACCAGCCAGCAAAAACACTTAATAATGCCACACGCAAGCTTCATCAACGATTTAAGGAGGAAGAGAACAAGGACACGAAAG GTCTGTTTTTCATTGTAGAGGCTGATATTAAAGAGTTCACTAAGATGAAGGTGGACAAGCGCTTCCAGAGCATCCTCAGCATGCTGCGTCACTGCCAGCGTCTGCGAGAACAGCGAGGGGGAGGTATCACACGCTACGTCCTGCTGTGA
- the LOC139408704 gene encoding signal peptide peptidase-like 3 isoform X3: protein MAEQGYSSWAYSLVDSSQVSTFLISILLIVYGSFRSLNMDCENQEKDKDGNPVPNGTFNNGNTNNSIQTIDSTQALFLPIGASVSLLVMFFFFDSVQVVFTICTAVLATIAFAFLLLPMCQYLTRPCSPQNNRISFGCCGRFTLAELLSFSLSVMLVLIWVLTGHWLLMDALAMGLCVAMIAFVRLPSLKVSCLLLSGLLIYDVFWVFFSAYIFNSNVMVKVATQPADNPLDVLSRKLHLGPGMGRDVPRLSLPGKLVFPSSTGSHFSMLGIGDIVMPGLLLCFVLRYDNYKKQASGEAGGPGTPGRMGRVSYFHCTLIGYFVGLLTATVASRIHRAAQPALLYLVPFTLLPLLTMAYLKGDLRRMWSEPFHTKASSSRFLEV, encoded by the exons ATCATTAAACATGGACTGTGAGAACCAGGAAAAAGATAAGGATGGTAACCCTGTCCCGAATGGGACCTTCAACAATGGCAACACAAACAACA gTATTCAGACCATAGACTCCACACAGGCTCTGTTCCTGCCCATAGGAGCCTCCGTGTCTCTGCTCGTCATGTTCTTCTTCTTCGACTCTGTCCAGGTGGTCTTCACCATTTGCACCGCAG TTCTTGCGACAATTGCGTTTGCGTTCCTCCTGTTGCCAATGTGCCAGTACTTGACCAGGCCCTGCTCACCACAAAACAA taGGATCTCGTTTGGTTGCTGTGGGCGCTTCACTCTGGCTgagctcctctccttctccctctctgtcatgctGGTGCTGATCTGGGTGCTCACTGGACACTGGCTGCTCATGGACG ctctgGCCATGGGGCTGTGTGTGGCCATGATAGCCTTTGTACGGCTACCCAGTCTGAAGGTGTCTTGCCTGCTGCTATCAGGGCTGCTTATCTATGATGTGTTCTGG GTGTTCTTCTCGGCCTACATCTTCAACAGCAACGTGATGGTGAAGGTGGCCACCCAGCCGGCTGACAACCCCTTAGACGTGCTGTCCAGGAAGCTCCACCTGGGCCCTGGGATGGGCCGCGACGTACCCCGATTGTCCCTGCCGGGCAAACTGGTCTTCCCCAG ttccACAGGCAGTCACTTCTCCATGCTCGGGATCGGGGACATAGTGATGCCGGGGCTGCTGCTGTGCTTCGTGCTGCGCTACGACAACTACAAGAAGCAGGCCAGCGGGGAGGCGGGGGGACCAGGCACGCCCGGACGCATGGGTCGCGTCTCCTACTTCCACTGCACTCTCATAGGATACTTTGTGG GCCTGCTGACTGCCACTGTGGCCTCCAGAATCCACCGCGCGGCTCAGCCTGCCCTGCTCTACCTGGTACCCTTCACCTTGCTGCCTCTGCTCACCATGGCCTACCTGAAG GGAGACCTGCGGCGCATGTGGTCAGAGCCTTTCCACACCAAGGCCAGCAGCTCCCGCTTCCTGGAGGTATGA
- the LOC139408705 gene encoding cytosolic purine 5'-nucleotidase-like isoform X1 translates to MSDLTIPLSREAFTATTMEDPTRIVTDQPTKSDTDPSISPDVPLVKNMECQHKVFVNRSVPLENIKCYGFDMDYTLAEYKSPDYEDLGFELLRDRLVSIGYPHELLHYTYDPTFPTRGLVFDTMYGNLLKVDSNGNILLCSHGFTFLKRDKIQDYYPNNFIQRGNTDRFYILNTLFNLSETYLDGCLVDLFTRCSRYENCQKGFKHGDLFMSFRSMFQDVRDAMDYVHDTGSLKESTLRNLDKYVVRDLNLPVLLTRIKEVAKVFLATNSDYNYTEAIMKYLLETPPGAKYPKKPWRAFFDLVVVDTRKPLFFAEGTVLRQVDTNTGKLRIGTYTGDLQHGTVYSGGSSDIVCELLDVKGKDILYVGDHIFGDILKSKKRQGWKTFLVVPELAKELQVWTEKNHLFEELKHLDIFLAELYKHLDSSCRECPDITAIQTRMKVVTYRMDLSYGQMGSLLRSGSRQTLFASQLMRYADLYSSTCINLLHYPFSYLFRAPPVLMPHESSGDNHPLDFPSPEFSVLDQIQKIAEAKRASEDNTAELKDT, encoded by the exons ATGTCAGATCTCACTATCCCCCTATCTAGAGAGGCTTTTACAGCGACGACTATGGAGGATCCGACTCGGATTGTGACAGATCAACCTACTAAATCTGATACAGACCCGAGCATTTCACCCGATGTGCCCTTGGTGAAGAACATGGAATGTCAGCACAA GGTGTTTGTCAATAGGAGTGTACCATTGGAGAACATCAAATGCTATGGCTTTGACATGGACTACACTCTGGCAG agtacaAGTCTCCTGACTACGAGGACCTGGGCTTTGAGCTGCTCAGAGACAGGCTGGTGTCTATAGGCTATCCCCATGAGCTACTGCATTACACCTACGACCCTACCTTCCCCACACG cGGCCTGGTGTTTGACACAATGTATGGTAACTTGCTGAAGGTGGACTccaatggaaacattctgctgtGCAGTCATGGTTTCACCTTTCTAAAAAG GGACAAGATCCAAGACTACTACCCCAACAACTTCATTCAGAGAGGCAACACTGACCGCTTCTATATCCTCAATACTCTCTTCAACCTTTCAG AGACGTATCTGGATGGTTGCCTTGTGGACCTCTTCACCAGATGCAGCAGATACGAAAA ctgccAGAAAGGCTTCAAACATGGTGACTTGTTCATGTCCTTCAGAAGCATGTTCCAGGATGTTCGAGATGCAATGGACTATGTTCATGATACG GGCAGTCTGAAGGAAAGCACTCTGAGGAATTTGGATAAATATGTCGTCAGAGAC CTAAACTTGCCTGTTCTCCTGACTCGTATTAAGGAGGTGGCCAAAGTGTTCCTGGCGACCAACAGTGATTACAACTACACGGAG GCTATCATGAAATACTTGCTTGAAACTCCACCAGGTGCCAAG TACCCCAAAAAACCGTGGCGCGCCTTCTTTGACCTTGTCGTCGTGGATACCAGGAAGCCACTGTTCTTTGCCGAGGGAACTGTGCTGAGACAAGTGGACACG AACACAGGGAAGCTCCGTATTGGAACATACACTGGAGACCTCCAGCATGGAACTGTCTACTCTGGCG gctcCTCAGACATTGTATGTGAACTGCTAGATGTGAAGGGGAAGGACATTCTCTATGTGGGTGACCACATCTTTGGGGACATCCTGAAGTCTAAGAAGAGGCAAGGTTGGAAGACCTTCCTGGTGGTGCCTGAGCTGGCAAAAGAGCTGCAGGTGTGGACAGAGAAGAACC ATCTTTTTGAAGAGCTGAAGCATCTTGATATATTTTTAGCTGAGTTGTACAA GCACCTGGACAGTAGCTGTAGAGAGTGCCCAGACATCACTGCCATTCAGACCCGGATGAAG GTGGTGACATATAGGATGGATCTGTCCTATGGGCAGATGGGCAGCCTGCTGCGGAGTGGCTCCAGACAGACTCTGTTTGCCAGCCAACTCATGCGTTACGCAGACCTGTACTCTTCCACCTgcatcaacctgctccactacccCTTCAGTTACCTGTTCAGAGCCCCACCTGTCCTG ATGCCCCATGAGTCCTCGGGGGATAATCACCCCCTTGACTTCCCTTCACCTGAGTTCTCTGTTCTGGATCAAATCCAGAAGATAGCCGAAGCCAAG AGGGCGAGTGAGGATAACACAGCGGAACTGAAAGACACGTGA
- the LOC139408704 gene encoding signal peptide peptidase-like 3 isoform X4, translating to MAEQGYSSWAYSLVDSSQVSTFLISILLIVYGSFRSLNMDCENQEKDKDGNPVPNGTFNNGNTNNSIQTIDSTQALFLPIGASVSLLVMFFFFDSVQVVFTICTAVLATIAFAFLLLPMCQYLTRPCSPQNKISFGCCGRFTLAELLSFSLSVMLVLIWVLTGHWLLMDALAMGLCVAMIAFVRLPSLKVSCLLLSGLLIYDVFWVFFSAYIFNSNVMVKVATQPADNPLDVLSRKLHLGPGMGRDVPRLSLPGKLVFPSSTGSHFSMLGIGDIVMPGLLLCFVLRYDNYKKQASGEAGGPGTPGRMGRVSYFHCTLIGYFVGLLTATVASRIHRAAQPALLYLVPFTLLPLLTMAYLKGDLRRMWSEPFHTKASSSRFLEV from the exons ATCATTAAACATGGACTGTGAGAACCAGGAAAAAGATAAGGATGGTAACCCTGTCCCGAATGGGACCTTCAACAATGGCAACACAAACAACA gTATTCAGACCATAGACTCCACACAGGCTCTGTTCCTGCCCATAGGAGCCTCCGTGTCTCTGCTCGTCATGTTCTTCTTCTTCGACTCTGTCCAGGTGGTCTTCACCATTTGCACCGCAG TTCTTGCGACAATTGCGTTTGCGTTCCTCCTGTTGCCAATGTGCCAGTACTTGACCAGGCCCTGCTCACCACAAAACAA GATCTCGTTTGGTTGCTGTGGGCGCTTCACTCTGGCTgagctcctctccttctccctctctgtcatgctGGTGCTGATCTGGGTGCTCACTGGACACTGGCTGCTCATGGACG ctctgGCCATGGGGCTGTGTGTGGCCATGATAGCCTTTGTACGGCTACCCAGTCTGAAGGTGTCTTGCCTGCTGCTATCAGGGCTGCTTATCTATGATGTGTTCTGG GTGTTCTTCTCGGCCTACATCTTCAACAGCAACGTGATGGTGAAGGTGGCCACCCAGCCGGCTGACAACCCCTTAGACGTGCTGTCCAGGAAGCTCCACCTGGGCCCTGGGATGGGCCGCGACGTACCCCGATTGTCCCTGCCGGGCAAACTGGTCTTCCCCAG ttccACAGGCAGTCACTTCTCCATGCTCGGGATCGGGGACATAGTGATGCCGGGGCTGCTGCTGTGCTTCGTGCTGCGCTACGACAACTACAAGAAGCAGGCCAGCGGGGAGGCGGGGGGACCAGGCACGCCCGGACGCATGGGTCGCGTCTCCTACTTCCACTGCACTCTCATAGGATACTTTGTGG GCCTGCTGACTGCCACTGTGGCCTCCAGAATCCACCGCGCGGCTCAGCCTGCCCTGCTCTACCTGGTACCCTTCACCTTGCTGCCTCTGCTCACCATGGCCTACCTGAAG GGAGACCTGCGGCGCATGTGGTCAGAGCCTTTCCACACCAAGGCCAGCAGCTCCCGCTTCCTGGAGGTATGA
- the LOC139408704 gene encoding signal peptide peptidase-like 3 isoform X2: protein MAEQGYSSWAYSLVDSSQVSTFLISILLIVYGSFRSLNMDCENQEKDKDGNPVPNGTFNNGNTNNSESHIFGIQTIDSTQALFLPIGASVSLLVMFFFFDSVQVVFTICTAVLATIAFAFLLLPMCQYLTRPCSPQNKISFGCCGRFTLAELLSFSLSVMLVLIWVLTGHWLLMDALAMGLCVAMIAFVRLPSLKVSCLLLSGLLIYDVFWVFFSAYIFNSNVMVKVATQPADNPLDVLSRKLHLGPGMGRDVPRLSLPGKLVFPSSTGSHFSMLGIGDIVMPGLLLCFVLRYDNYKKQASGEAGGPGTPGRMGRVSYFHCTLIGYFVGLLTATVASRIHRAAQPALLYLVPFTLLPLLTMAYLKGDLRRMWSEPFHTKASSSRFLEV, encoded by the exons ATCATTAAACATGGACTGTGAGAACCAGGAAAAAGATAAGGATGGTAACCCTGTCCCGAATGGGACCTTCAACAATGGCAACACAAACAACAGTGAGTCTCACATATTTG gTATTCAGACCATAGACTCCACACAGGCTCTGTTCCTGCCCATAGGAGCCTCCGTGTCTCTGCTCGTCATGTTCTTCTTCTTCGACTCTGTCCAGGTGGTCTTCACCATTTGCACCGCAG TTCTTGCGACAATTGCGTTTGCGTTCCTCCTGTTGCCAATGTGCCAGTACTTGACCAGGCCCTGCTCACCACAAAACAA GATCTCGTTTGGTTGCTGTGGGCGCTTCACTCTGGCTgagctcctctccttctccctctctgtcatgctGGTGCTGATCTGGGTGCTCACTGGACACTGGCTGCTCATGGACG ctctgGCCATGGGGCTGTGTGTGGCCATGATAGCCTTTGTACGGCTACCCAGTCTGAAGGTGTCTTGCCTGCTGCTATCAGGGCTGCTTATCTATGATGTGTTCTGG GTGTTCTTCTCGGCCTACATCTTCAACAGCAACGTGATGGTGAAGGTGGCCACCCAGCCGGCTGACAACCCCTTAGACGTGCTGTCCAGGAAGCTCCACCTGGGCCCTGGGATGGGCCGCGACGTACCCCGATTGTCCCTGCCGGGCAAACTGGTCTTCCCCAG ttccACAGGCAGTCACTTCTCCATGCTCGGGATCGGGGACATAGTGATGCCGGGGCTGCTGCTGTGCTTCGTGCTGCGCTACGACAACTACAAGAAGCAGGCCAGCGGGGAGGCGGGGGGACCAGGCACGCCCGGACGCATGGGTCGCGTCTCCTACTTCCACTGCACTCTCATAGGATACTTTGTGG GCCTGCTGACTGCCACTGTGGCCTCCAGAATCCACCGCGCGGCTCAGCCTGCCCTGCTCTACCTGGTACCCTTCACCTTGCTGCCTCTGCTCACCATGGCCTACCTGAAG GGAGACCTGCGGCGCATGTGGTCAGAGCCTTTCCACACCAAGGCCAGCAGCTCCCGCTTCCTGGAGGTATGA